In Finegoldia magna ATCC 53516, a genomic segment contains:
- a CDS encoding energy-coupling factor ABC transporter ATP-binding protein, with the protein MSKLEFKNVSFTYPNGFKAINDLNLVVNSSEKVAIVGQNGAGKSTCAKLMNGLLRPSSGEILLDGKNTKDMTTAQISRKVGYVFQNPNDQIFNSTVYDEVAFSLRALKVDEDEMDRRVRQACEICELSEYLDDHPYDLPFSTRKFITIAITIANDCDIFIFDEPTAGQDAYSMSCLKRVIDHLHELNKTIITITHDMEFVVENFDRVVVMSNKEIIKDADKKEVFDEDETLKKAYIQPPVIKRLCNSINLDEKLLSVDDFVDYIKNFGGAND; encoded by the coding sequence ATGAGCAAATTAGAATTTAAAAATGTAAGCTTTACTTATCCTAACGGATTCAAAGCGATTAATGATTTGAATTTGGTCGTGAATTCTTCAGAAAAAGTTGCAATCGTAGGACAAAATGGAGCCGGTAAATCAACTTGTGCAAAACTAATGAACGGGTTATTGAGACCAAGCTCTGGGGAGATTTTGCTAGATGGGAAAAACACGAAAGATATGACCACAGCGCAAATCTCCAGAAAAGTTGGCTACGTCTTCCAAAATCCCAACGATCAAATCTTCAACTCCACAGTTTACGATGAAGTTGCATTTTCGTTGAGAGCATTGAAAGTTGACGAAGATGAAATGGACAGGCGTGTCAGACAAGCTTGTGAAATCTGCGAACTTTCAGAATATTTGGACGATCATCCATACGATTTGCCATTTAGTACGAGAAAATTCATCACGATAGCAATTACAATCGCAAACGACTGCGACATTTTCATATTTGACGAACCAACAGCAGGACAAGACGCATATTCGATGAGTTGTTTGAAAAGAGTCATCGACCATTTGCACGAATTGAACAAAACAATCATAACTATAACTCATGATATGGAATTTGTCGTTGAAAACTTCGACAGAGTTGTCGTAATGTCCAACAAAGAAATCATCAAAGATGCTGATAAGAAGGAAGTTTTCGACGAAGATGAGACTCTTAAAAAAGCATACATTCAACCACCAGTCATCAAAAGACTTTGTAACTCAATAAATTTGGATGAAAAATTATTGTCGGTGGATGATTTTGTAGATTACATCAAAAATTTTGGAGGTGCTAATGATTAA
- a CDS encoding energy-coupling factor ABC transporter ATP-binding protein, translated as MIELKNVSFKYELQEEKTIKNLDLYVGQGEFVGIIGKNGSGKTTLSNIIRGIIPDFVQGEITGDIIIDNKNIDDIERGEMAELVGFVFQNPFSQISGIKKTVFEEIAYGLENLGVPREEIRQRVTDVIKLLKIEDLQDKNPNELSGGQSQRVAIASIIVMNPKVLIFDEPTSQLDPLGTEEIFDILKLLKSQNKTIILVEHKIDLIAEYADRVVVMDDGEIIFNGETHEVLSNDKIEKHNVSMPIVSELAYKLNEEKPGFFKNIPITLDECKKELEEN; from the coding sequence ATGATAGAACTTAAAAATGTTTCGTTCAAATATGAACTTCAAGAAGAAAAGACGATAAAAAACTTGGATTTGTACGTTGGGCAAGGAGAATTTGTAGGAATTATTGGCAAAAATGGTTCCGGCAAGACGACTTTGTCCAATATTATAAGAGGAATAATTCCAGATTTCGTTCAAGGAGAAATCACAGGAGACATAATCATTGACAATAAAAACATCGACGATATCGAACGTGGCGAAATGGCGGAATTAGTTGGGTTTGTATTTCAAAATCCATTTAGCCAAATCTCTGGAATAAAGAAAACTGTATTCGAAGAAATCGCCTACGGACTGGAAAACCTTGGAGTTCCAAGAGAAGAAATCAGACAAAGAGTAACTGATGTCATTAAATTACTTAAAATAGAAGATTTGCAAGATAAAAACCCTAACGAATTATCAGGCGGACAATCGCAAAGAGTTGCGATAGCTTCAATCATCGTAATGAATCCAAAAGTATTGATATTCGATGAGCCGACAAGTCAGCTTGACCCACTTGGAACGGAAGAAATCTTCGATATTTTGAAACTTTTGAAATCACAAAATAAAACAATAATATTGGTTGAACACAAAATTGATTTGATAGCAGAGTACGCCGATAGAGTTGTGGTTATGGACGATGGAGAAATTATCTTCAACGGTGAAACTCACGAAGTTTTATCAAACGACAAAATCGAAAAGCACAATGTATCTATGCCTATAGTTTCAGAACTTGCATACAAATTAAATGAAGAAAAGCCAGGATTTTTCAAAAATATCCCTATAACTTTGGATGAATGCAAGAAAGAATTGGAGGAAAATTAA
- a CDS encoding energy-coupling factor transporter transmembrane component T family protein codes for MISKIFPTTKLFMVIVTVIISLVLPWQFAYLFVLPLSLILALVDNKFKQYVKKLWIVLLLVLLIMFLFQLFLDKSTEHVYLNLGFMRVTLNGILNGLEQTKFILTLITLFLLFFETTDIEDLMIALQQKRVSHVTSYVIMATMTMIPEMIKKSSKIIKAQEARGIETTGSIKNRAKAFFPSLGPLIISSLSEIDEKTITLEARGFASENEKTCLKEIKKTTTDRIIFYVFIALVVLALVWRFK; via the coding sequence GTTACGGTTATTATTTCGTTGGTTTTGCCATGGCAATTCGCGTATCTTTTCGTACTTCCATTAAGTTTGATATTGGCTTTAGTGGACAATAAATTCAAACAATACGTAAAAAAATTGTGGATAGTTTTGTTATTAGTACTACTAATAATGTTTTTGTTCCAATTATTCTTGGACAAATCAACAGAACATGTGTATTTGAATCTAGGATTTATGAGAGTGACACTTAACGGAATATTGAATGGTTTGGAACAAACAAAATTCATTCTTACACTTATAACTTTGTTTTTGTTGTTCTTTGAGACGACAGACATTGAAGATTTGATGATAGCTCTTCAACAAAAAAGAGTAAGTCACGTTACAAGTTATGTAATCATGGCAACAATGACTATGATTCCGGAAATGATTAAGAAAAGTTCCAAAATCATCAAAGCACAAGAAGCGCGTGGAATTGAAACTACAGGTTCCATTAAAAACAGAGCGAAGGCGTTCTTCCCTTCACTTGGACCTTTGATTATATCTTCACTTTCAGAAATCGACGAAAAGACAATTACACTTGAAGCGCGTGGATTTGCATCCGAAAATGAAAAAACATGTCTCAAGGAAATCAAAAAAACAACTACGGACAGAATAATTTTTTACGTTTTCATTGCTTTGGTTGTGTTAGCTTTGGTGTGGAGGTTTAAATAA